A region from the Rheinheimera mangrovi genome encodes:
- the fba gene encoding class II fructose-bisphosphate aldolase (catalyzes the reversible aldol condensation of dihydroxyacetonephosphate and glyceraldehyde 3-phosphate in the Calvin cycle, glycolysis, and/or gluconeogenesis) has translation MALISMRQMLDHAAEFGYAVPAFNVNNLEQMRAIMLAADATDSPVIVQASAGARKYAGAPFLRHLILAAVEEFPHIPVVMHQDHGTSAAVCQQAIQLGFSSVMMDGSLGTDGKTPMDYDYNADITRRVVDMAHACGVSVEGELGCLGSLETGAAGEEDGIGADCILSHDQMLTDPEEAAQFVKATGVDALAIACGTSHGAYKFSRPPTGDILAIDRIKDIHARIPDTHLVMHGSSSVPQEWLAIINEYGGAIPETYGVPVEQIQEGIKFGVRKINIDTDLRLASTGAIRRYMAKNPAEFDPRKYLQESVKAMTEICKDRYLAFGTAGNASKIKAISLEQMVKLYESGKLTPNIK, from the coding sequence ATGGCTCTGATTTCAATGCGTCAAATGCTGGACCATGCTGCCGAGTTTGGTTATGCAGTACCAGCTTTTAACGTCAACAACTTAGAACAAATGCGTGCCATCATGCTAGCTGCGGATGCGACAGACAGTCCTGTGATAGTGCAGGCGTCTGCTGGCGCGCGTAAATATGCCGGAGCTCCGTTTCTGCGTCATTTAATACTGGCGGCTGTGGAAGAATTCCCGCATATTCCAGTGGTGATGCACCAGGACCACGGAACCTCGGCTGCTGTATGCCAGCAGGCGATTCAGTTAGGCTTTTCTTCAGTGATGATGGATGGTTCTTTAGGAACTGACGGTAAAACACCGATGGATTATGACTACAATGCCGATATAACGCGCCGTGTTGTAGATATGGCGCATGCTTGTGGTGTTTCAGTAGAGGGCGAATTAGGTTGTTTAGGCTCGCTTGAAACTGGCGCAGCAGGTGAAGAAGATGGCATAGGTGCAGATTGCATCTTAAGTCATGACCAAATGTTGACTGATCCGGAAGAAGCGGCTCAGTTCGTCAAAGCGACAGGTGTTGATGCGCTGGCTATTGCTTGCGGTACTTCACATGGTGCCTATAAGTTCAGTCGCCCGCCTACAGGCGATATTCTGGCGATTGACCGTATTAAAGATATTCATGCCCGTATCCCGGATACCCATTTGGTGATGCATGGGTCATCTTCTGTGCCGCAAGAATGGTTGGCTATTATTAATGAGTATGGTGGTGCCATCCCTGAAACTTATGGTGTGCCAGTGGAACAAATTCAGGAAGGGATCAAGTTTGGCGTGCGTAAGATCAATATAGATACTGACTTACGTTTAGCCTCAACAGGAGCTATCCGCCGCTATATGGCGAAAAACCCTGCGGAATTTGATCCACGTAAGTATTTGCAGGAATCAGTCAAAGCTATGACTGAAATTTGTAAGGATCGTTATCTGGCATTTGGTACTGCCGGTAACGCGTCAAAAATAAAAGCCATTTCTCTTGAACAAATGGTGAAGTTGTATGAGTCGGGGAAATTAACGCCGAACATTAAATAA
- a CDS encoding phosphoglycerate kinase — MSVIKMADIDLTGKRVLIREDLNVPVKNGKVTSDARLKAAIPTIELALKKGGKVMVCSHLGRPDEGVYAEEFSMAPVVDYLNAALSVPVRLVKEYLDGVEVNTGEVVVFENVRFNKGEGKNDETLSKKLAALCDVFVMDAFGTAHRAQATTHGVAQFAPIACAGPLLAAELDALAAALKNPKRPLVAIVGGSKVSTKLTVLESLSGIVDQLIVGGGIANTFIAAQGYQVGKSLVETDLIPEAKRLMAQAKANGGSIPVPTDVVTGKAFAEDTPATTKSVADISDDDMVFDIGPDSSAALVDILKNAGTIVWNGPVGVFEFASFEQGTKALALAIADSQAFSIAGGGDTLAAIDKYELADKISYISTGGGAFLEFLEGKTLPAVEILEQRAKTTA, encoded by the coding sequence ATGTCAGTTATTAAGATGGCCGATATCGATTTAACAGGGAAGCGGGTATTGATCCGTGAAGATTTAAACGTACCGGTGAAAAACGGCAAAGTCACTTCAGATGCACGTTTAAAAGCTGCTATTCCTACCATCGAATTAGCGCTTAAAAAAGGCGGTAAAGTGATGGTGTGTTCTCACTTAGGTCGTCCTGATGAAGGTGTATACGCCGAAGAATTCTCGATGGCACCTGTGGTTGATTATTTAAATGCCGCTTTATCTGTGCCTGTACGTTTAGTCAAAGAGTACCTGGACGGTGTTGAAGTGAATACCGGTGAAGTGGTGGTGTTTGAAAACGTGCGCTTTAACAAAGGCGAAGGCAAAAACGACGAAACCTTATCGAAAAAGCTGGCTGCTTTATGTGATGTGTTTGTCATGGACGCTTTTGGTACAGCACACCGCGCTCAGGCCACTACTCATGGTGTGGCTCAATTTGCGCCAATTGCTTGTGCTGGTCCTTTGTTGGCTGCCGAGTTAGATGCATTAGCCGCAGCGCTTAAAAATCCGAAACGTCCATTGGTTGCTATTGTAGGCGGCTCTAAAGTGTCCACTAAACTGACAGTACTTGAGTCTTTATCTGGTATTGTCGATCAGCTGATTGTTGGTGGCGGTATCGCTAATACCTTTATTGCCGCTCAGGGCTATCAGGTTGGGAAGTCTCTGGTTGAAACCGACCTTATTCCTGAAGCCAAGCGTTTAATGGCACAAGCCAAAGCCAATGGCGGCTCTATCCCTGTACCTACAGATGTGGTTACAGGCAAAGCTTTTGCCGAAGACACGCCTGCAACCACCAAGTCTGTTGCTGATATTAGCGACGACGATATGGTGTTTGATATTGGTCCTGACAGCAGCGCTGCGCTGGTCGATATTCTGAAAAATGCCGGTACTATTGTTTGGAATGGTCCTGTGGGTGTGTTTGAATTTGCTTCTTTTGAACAAGGTACTAAAGCTTTAGCTCTTGCTATTGCAGACAGTCAGGCGTTTTCTATAGCAGGTGGTGGCGATACCTTAGCTGCTATTGATAAGTATGAATTAGCTGACAAAATTTCTTATATTTCTACAGGTGGCGGCGCCTTTCTGGAATTTCTGGAAGGTAAAACTTTACCAGCAGTGGAAATTTTGGAACAACGCGCTAAAACCACAGCATAA
- the epd gene encoding erythrose-4-phosphate dehydrogenase, with protein MTIKVAINGFGRIGRNILRALYECGLTEQVKVVAINELADAKGIAHLLKYDTSHGRFGFPVELTAQGLLVNGDPIALFCQADPAQLPWNELDIDVVLECTGVFHSRADAQLHLDAGAKKVLFSHPADADIDATVIYGINQHLLTDQMTVVSAGSCTTNCIVPVIQVLDQHFGVESGTITTIHASMNDQQVIDAYHTDLRRTRAASQSIIPVDTKLARGIERIMPHLAGRFEAIAVRVPTVNVTAMDLSVTLHQDVDVTQINQVLQRARVGELAGILDYTEEPLVSVDFNHDAHSCIVDGSQTRVSHKRLVKCLVWCDNEWGFANRMIDTTRAMMRFV; from the coding sequence ATGACCATTAAAGTGGCAATTAACGGCTTTGGCCGTATAGGTCGGAATATCCTGCGAGCCCTGTACGAATGCGGTTTAACAGAACAGGTCAAGGTGGTCGCTATTAACGAGTTGGCTGATGCCAAAGGAATAGCCCACTTATTAAAATACGATACCTCGCATGGTCGCTTTGGTTTTCCAGTTGAGCTGACAGCGCAAGGTTTGCTGGTCAATGGCGATCCAATAGCGTTGTTTTGTCAGGCCGATCCCGCCCAGTTGCCATGGAACGAATTAGACATCGATGTAGTACTTGAATGCACAGGTGTGTTTCATAGCCGTGCAGATGCGCAGCTGCATTTAGACGCTGGTGCGAAAAAAGTACTGTTTTCACACCCTGCAGACGCTGATATTGATGCCACAGTGATTTATGGCATTAATCAGCATTTGCTGACTGATCAGATGACAGTGGTGTCGGCAGGTTCGTGCACCACCAACTGTATAGTTCCGGTGATCCAGGTGCTTGATCAGCATTTTGGTGTCGAGAGTGGCACTATTACTACGATTCACGCCTCAATGAATGATCAGCAGGTGATAGATGCCTATCATACTGATTTACGCCGCACCAGAGCGGCCAGTCAGTCTATTATTCCGGTCGATACCAAATTAGCCCGAGGTATCGAGCGTATCATGCCGCATTTAGCCGGTCGTTTTGAAGCCATTGCGGTGCGTGTGCCGACAGTAAACGTGACAGCTATGGATTTAAGCGTCACTTTGCACCAGGACGTGGATGTCACTCAAATTAATCAGGTGTTGCAGCGAGCAAGGGTAGGGGAGCTGGCAGGTATTCTGGATTACACCGAAGAGCCGCTGGTGTCCGTCGATTTTAATCATGATGCGCATTCGTGCATTGTCGATGGCTCACAAACCCGGGTCAGCCACAAACGTTTAGTCAAATGTTTAGTCTGGTGTGACAACGAATGGGGCTTTGCTAACAGAATGATCGACACCACCCGCGCTATGATGCGGTTTGTCTGA
- the tkt gene encoding transketolase — MPSRKQLANAIRALSMDAVQKAKSGHPGAPMGMADIAEVLWRDYLIHNPQDPSWANRDRFVLSNGHGSMLLYSLLHLSGYDLGIEDLKQFRQLHSRTPGHPEYGYAPGVETTTGPLGQGITNAVGMAIAEKALAAQFNKPGHAIVDHHTYAFLGDGCLMEGVSHEACSLAGTLGLGKLIAFWDDNGISIDGHVEGWFTDNTPARFEAYGWHVIAGVDGHDAAAIKAAIEQGRAVTDKPTLICCKTIIGYGSPNKSGSHDCHGAPLGDAEIAAVREYLGWEHAPFVIPEDIYQEWDGKAKGTSAQNSWNDSFAAYAKAYPELAAEFKRRMAGDLPADWPEKSAAYIQHLQDNPQSIATRKASQNSLNAFGPLLPELLGGSADLAGSNLTIWSGSKGVTADDASGNYLYYGVREFGMSAMMNGIALHGGFIPYGATFLMFMEYARNAVRMAALMKQRVIFVYTHDSIGLGEDGPTHQPVEQLASLRVTPNLMNWRPCDAVESAVAWQAAIERTEGPSTLIFTRQNLVQQPRTAQQLADVRKGGYVLLDSVGTPELILIATGSEVELAVQAYHQLTAVGRKVRVVSVPSTDVFEAQNAEYREAVLPSAVTKRVAVEAGIKDSWYKYVGLTGKIIGMDSFGESAPAEQLFEHFGITTAAVVAAANELLA, encoded by the coding sequence ATGCCATCTCGTAAACAACTCGCTAACGCCATTCGCGCTCTGAGCATGGATGCGGTGCAAAAGGCGAAATCAGGTCACCCGGGCGCCCCTATGGGCATGGCAGATATTGCTGAAGTATTGTGGCGCGATTATTTAATTCATAATCCACAAGACCCAAGCTGGGCCAACCGTGACCGCTTTGTGTTGTCCAATGGCCACGGCTCTATGCTGTTGTATTCTCTGTTACATCTCTCTGGCTATGATTTAGGCATTGAAGATTTAAAACAATTCCGTCAATTACATTCCCGCACCCCTGGTCATCCTGAATATGGTTATGCACCTGGTGTCGAAACCACCACAGGCCCATTGGGCCAGGGTATTACCAATGCTGTAGGTATGGCCATCGCTGAAAAAGCTTTAGCGGCTCAGTTTAATAAACCAGGTCATGCCATTGTTGATCACCACACCTATGCCTTTTTAGGTGATGGCTGCTTAATGGAAGGTGTATCGCACGAGGCCTGTTCTTTGGCCGGTACTTTAGGTTTGGGTAAATTAATTGCCTTCTGGGATGACAACGGTATTTCTATCGATGGTCATGTTGAAGGCTGGTTTACTGACAATACACCTGCACGTTTTGAAGCCTATGGCTGGCATGTGATTGCTGGTGTGGATGGTCACGATGCTGCCGCTATTAAGGCTGCTATTGAACAAGGCCGTGCTGTCACAGACAAACCTACTTTAATTTGCTGCAAAACTATTATTGGCTACGGCTCTCCAAATAAATCAGGTTCACACGACTGCCACGGCGCGCCTTTAGGGGATGCTGAAATTGCTGCAGTTCGTGAATATCTGGGGTGGGAGCACGCACCTTTTGTTATTCCAGAGGATATCTATCAAGAGTGGGATGGCAAAGCCAAAGGTACTTCAGCTCAGAACAGCTGGAATGACAGCTTTGCCGCTTACGCTAAAGCTTACCCTGAACTGGCTGCTGAATTTAAACGTCGTATGGCGGGTGATTTGCCTGCTGACTGGCCAGAAAAATCTGCTGCTTATATTCAGCATCTGCAGGATAATCCTCAGTCTATTGCTACACGCAAAGCCTCACAGAACAGCTTAAACGCTTTTGGTCCTTTATTACCTGAGTTATTAGGTGGTTCAGCTGACCTAGCCGGTTCTAACCTGACCATTTGGTCCGGTTCTAAAGGTGTAACAGCGGATGACGCCAGCGGTAATTACCTGTATTACGGTGTGCGTGAATTTGGTATGTCAGCCATGATGAATGGTATAGCTCTGCACGGTGGTTTTATCCCGTACGGTGCTACTTTCCTGATGTTTATGGAATATGCCCGTAATGCAGTGCGTATGGCTGCGCTGATGAAACAACGGGTCATTTTTGTCTACACCCACGATTCAATTGGTTTAGGCGAAGACGGCCCAACTCACCAGCCGGTTGAGCAGTTGGCTTCGCTGCGTGTGACTCCGAATCTGATGAACTGGCGTCCTTGTGATGCAGTGGAATCGGCTGTGGCATGGCAGGCGGCTATTGAACGCACTGAAGGCCCAAGCACCTTAATTTTCACCCGGCAGAACCTGGTGCAACAGCCTCGTACAGCGCAGCAATTGGCTGATGTTCGTAAAGGCGGTTATGTCTTGTTAGATTCTGTGGGCACGCCTGAACTGATTCTGATTGCTACAGGTTCTGAAGTAGAGCTGGCAGTACAGGCTTACCATCAGTTAACTGCTGTGGGACGTAAAGTGCGGGTAGTTTCTGTGCCTTCAACCGACGTATTTGAAGCCCAAAATGCCGAATACCGTGAAGCTGTATTGCCATCAGCCGTCACCAAACGTGTCGCTGTAGAAGCGGGTATAAAAGATAGCTGGTACAAGTATGTTGGCCTGACAGGTAAAATCATTGGTATGGACAGCTTTGGTGAATCGGCTCCGGCTGAGCAGCTGTTCGAACACTTTGGTATAACCACGGCCGCTGTGGTTGCAGCTGCCAACGAGTTATTAGCATAA
- the metK gene encoding methionine adenosyltransferase produces MAQHIFTSESVSEGHPDKIADQISDAVLDAILEQDPKARVACETFVKTGMVLVGGEITTSAWVDIEEITRNTIRDIGYVHSDMGFDANSCAVLSAIGKQSPDINQGVDKKDPSEQGAGDQGLMFGYASNETDVLMPAPITYSHRLVQQQAKVRKDGTLNWLRPDAKSQLSFVYENGKPVGIDAVVLSTQHCDTISTADLREAVMEHIIKPVLPAEWLSDKTKYFINPTGRFVIGGPMGDCGLTGRKIIVDSYGGMARHGGGAFSGKDPSKVDRSAAYAARYVAKNIVAAGLAERCEIQVSYAIGVAEPTSISVETFGTSKLSEDQLIALIRRHFDLRPYGLIQMLQLERPIYRATAAYGHFGRNEFPWENTDKAEILRSEAKI; encoded by the coding sequence ATGGCACAACACATTTTTACCTCTGAATCTGTCTCTGAAGGACATCCGGATAAAATCGCTGACCAGATCTCTGACGCGGTACTGGATGCCATTTTAGAACAAGATCCAAAAGCCCGTGTTGCTTGCGAAACCTTCGTAAAAACAGGCATGGTGTTAGTAGGTGGTGAAATCACTACCTCAGCCTGGGTCGATATCGAAGAGATCACTCGCAACACGATCCGTGACATTGGTTACGTGCATTCAGATATGGGTTTTGATGCCAACTCCTGCGCTGTGTTAAGTGCAATTGGTAAACAATCACCTGATATCAACCAAGGTGTGGATAAAAAAGATCCAAGCGAACAAGGTGCAGGCGATCAGGGTTTAATGTTTGGTTATGCCAGCAACGAAACTGACGTATTAATGCCTGCTCCTATCACTTATTCTCACCGTTTAGTGCAGCAACAAGCCAAAGTGCGTAAAGATGGTACTTTGAACTGGTTACGTCCTGATGCGAAATCTCAGCTGAGTTTTGTTTACGAAAACGGCAAGCCAGTGGGCATAGATGCAGTTGTTTTATCCACTCAGCACTGTGACACTATCTCTACAGCGGATCTGCGTGAAGCTGTAATGGAACACATCATCAAACCTGTGTTACCAGCAGAATGGCTGAGCGATAAAACCAAATATTTCATTAACCCGACTGGCCGTTTTGTTATTGGTGGCCCTATGGGTGACTGTGGTTTAACTGGTCGTAAAATCATCGTAGACAGCTACGGTGGTATGGCGCGTCACGGTGGTGGTGCTTTCTCTGGTAAAGATCCATCCAAAGTTGACCGCTCTGCAGCTTACGCTGCCCGTTATGTGGCAAAAAACATTGTCGCCGCTGGTTTAGCAGAACGTTGTGAAATTCAGGTGTCTTACGCTATAGGCGTAGCTGAACCTACTTCAATCAGTGTTGAAACTTTTGGTACCAGCAAATTGAGCGAAGATCAGCTGATTGCATTAATCCGCCGTCACTTCGATTTACGCCCTTATGGTTTGATCCAGATGTTGCAGCTAGAGCGCCCTATTTACCGCGCTACAGCCGCCTACGGTCACTTCGGTCGTAATGAATTCCCTTGGGAAAACACAGACAAAGCTGAAATTCTGCGTTCTGAAGCAAAAATCTAA
- a CDS encoding IS1182 family transposase (programmed frameshift), translating into MLRDTSPQQYQLEMVTLEQLVPKDHLVRKIDTAIDFEFIRAEVAHLYCKDNGRPAIDPVVLFKIMLLGYVFGVPSERRLMQEIEVNVAYRWFLRLSLTDKVPDASTLSQNRIRRFNGTDVFQRIFDHIVEQAISRHLIGGRTLYTDSTHLKASANKGKSINKLVSASTSAYIRQLNEAVEEERKVAGKKPLKEKQEQVCELQSIKSSTTDPDSGFMTREGKPQGFFYLDHRTVDGKHGLITDTFATPGNVHDSQPYLARLDRQLERFDLNPVAVGLDAGYNTAMLCHLIQERQIEPVMGYRRPNKGKGLLRKSAFSYEKDSNSYLCPQGQSLQYSTTNRDGYHEYKSDPAICRNCPLLKQCTRSKNQTKVLTRHVFEQAKEAANQTRLSAWGKKIYQRRKETVERSFADAKQHHGHRYARFRGLQNVQMQCLMAGTAQNIKKMALLLAA; encoded by the exons ATGTTACGAGACACATCTCCCCAACAATATCAGCTTGAGATGGTAACTTTGGAGCAACTGGTTCCTAAAGACCATCTGGTTCGTAAGATTGATACTGCTATTGATTTTGAATTTATCCGCGCTGAAGTGGCTCACCTCTATTGCAAAGACAATGGCCGTCCGGCGATTGACCCTGTGGTGCTGTTTAAAATCATGCTGCTCGGTTATGTATTTGGTGTGCCAAGTGAGCGGCGACTGATGCAGGAAATCGAAGTCAATGTAGCCTATCGCTGGTTTTTACGGTTGAGCCTGACGGATAAAGTGCCGGATGCCTCGACCTTAAGCCAGAACCGTATCCGCCGCTTTAATGGCACTGATGTATTTCAGCGTATCTTTGACCATATTGTGGAGCAGGCCATATCCCGCCATCTGATTGGAGGACGCACGCTGTACACCGACAGCACCCATTTAAAAGCCAGTGCGAACAAGG GGAAGTCCATCAATAAACTGGTGTCTGCCAGCACATCTGCGTACATCAGGCAGTTGAATGAAGCGGTTGAGGAGGAGCGTAAAGTCGCCGGAAAAAAGCCGCTGAAGGAGAAGCAAGAACAGGTCTGTGAACTGCAATCTATCAAGAGTAGCACCACGGACCCGGACAGTGGATTTATGACACGCGAAGGCAAGCCACAAGGCTTCTTCTACCTGGACCACAGAACCGTCGACGGCAAACATGGCCTTATCACCGATACCTTTGCAACCCCTGGTAATGTGCACGACAGTCAACCTTACCTTGCCCGATTAGACCGGCAACTGGAGCGTTTTGACCTGAACCCGGTGGCGGTCGGATTAGATGCTGGCTACAACACGGCCATGTTGTGTCACTTAATTCAAGAGCGCCAGATTGAACCTGTGATGGGGTATCGTCGACCGAATAAAGGCAAGGGACTGCTGCGTAAAAGTGCGTTCAGCTATGAGAAAGACAGCAACAGCTACCTCTGCCCACAAGGTCAGAGTCTTCAGTACAGCACCACCAACCGTGATGGATACCACGAATACAAATCAGACCCGGCGATATGCAGGAATTGTCCGTTACTCAAACAATGCACGCGCAGTAAAAACCAGACCAAAGTGTTGACGCGGCATGTGTTTGAGCAAGCCAAAGAAGCCGCAAACCAGACGAGACTCAGCGCTTGGGGTAAGAAAATCTACCAACGACGAAAAGAGACGGTAGAGCGTAGCTTCGCAGACGCTAAACAACATCATGGTCACCGATATGCACGCTTCAGAGGATTACAGAACGTACAAATGCAATGCCTGATGGCAGGCACCGCGCAAAACATCAAAAAAATGGCGTTGCTACTGGCCGCCTGA
- a CDS encoding AbgT family transporter, protein MTSSAVKTPWLNRSLNAIERIGNKLPDPAILFALLMFFVWGLSWALSGVTFTDIDPRTGQPFQVKNLLEGAAFADFMAKMVSTFVNFPPLGVVLVAMLGLGVAEYTGFINAGLRSILAVTSKHLLTPVLIAVGILSHVAVDAGYVLVIPLGAVIFYAAGRHPLAGIAAAFVGVSGGFAATLFVPSSLDPLLASYTQVSARLSADPAAASLVINQLNNYYFTTASVAVIVIVGWVLTDKFVEPRLQQTKVDGDPDQMPSMEPLNENERKGLRYALLSMLIAAAVLVTAVLPENSAWRASTGELTAASAPLMQSIVGLIFVFFLLPGIVYGYVSGKVKNHRDVVQGMSKAMSGMGYYIVMAFFCAQFIFAFGQSNLGALLAIKGANFLQEMAFPMAINLVGLVLLTAVVNLVLGSASAKWALIGAVLVPMMMQLGVSPDLTQAAYRVGDSSTNIITPLMPYFPMIVVFCQKYVKSTGIGTLVALMLPYSIALLICWTSFLILYWMLGFPLGIDASYVYPAP, encoded by the coding sequence ATGACGTCCAGTGCCGTAAAAACCCCCTGGCTCAATCGCAGCCTGAATGCCATAGAACGTATAGGTAATAAATTACCCGACCCTGCCATCTTATTCGCTTTGCTGATGTTTTTTGTCTGGGGTTTGTCCTGGGCTTTATCAGGCGTAACGTTCACAGATATTGACCCGCGCACAGGCCAGCCTTTTCAGGTAAAAAACTTATTGGAAGGTGCGGCCTTTGCTGATTTTATGGCAAAAATGGTTAGCACTTTTGTCAATTTCCCGCCCTTAGGTGTAGTGCTGGTCGCTATGTTAGGTTTAGGTGTGGCTGAATACACGGGTTTTATTAATGCAGGGTTACGCAGCATCTTAGCTGTGACATCAAAACATTTACTCACTCCGGTGCTTATTGCAGTCGGTATTTTAAGTCATGTGGCGGTCGATGCCGGTTACGTATTGGTGATTCCGCTCGGCGCTGTGATTTTTTATGCCGCAGGCCGCCATCCTCTTGCAGGTATAGCAGCAGCTTTTGTCGGTGTATCCGGTGGTTTTGCTGCCACTTTATTTGTCCCCTCAAGTTTAGATCCTCTACTAGCTAGTTATACTCAGGTCTCAGCCCGTTTATCTGCCGACCCTGCCGCTGCTAGTCTGGTAATAAACCAATTAAACAACTACTACTTCACCACGGCCTCTGTCGCAGTAATTGTTATAGTAGGCTGGGTACTGACAGATAAATTTGTTGAGCCGCGCTTACAACAAACCAAAGTAGATGGCGATCCAGATCAAATGCCTTCCATGGAGCCATTAAATGAAAACGAGCGTAAAGGCTTGCGTTATGCGTTGTTGTCTATGTTGATTGCAGCAGCAGTGTTAGTGACTGCCGTGTTGCCGGAAAACTCAGCATGGCGTGCCAGTACCGGCGAGTTGACTGCCGCTTCAGCCCCTTTGATGCAATCGATAGTCGGCCTTATTTTTGTGTTTTTCCTGCTACCAGGCATAGTCTACGGTTATGTTTCAGGTAAAGTAAAAAACCACAGAGACGTAGTGCAAGGCATGAGTAAAGCAATGAGCGGTATGGGCTACTACATCGTCATGGCGTTTTTCTGCGCTCAGTTTATTTTTGCATTTGGTCAGTCCAACTTAGGAGCTTTACTGGCCATTAAAGGCGCTAATTTCCTGCAAGAAATGGCTTTTCCTATGGCAATTAACTTAGTGGGGCTAGTGCTACTCACTGCAGTAGTGAATCTGGTTCTGGGTTCTGCCTCAGCTAAATGGGCTTTAATTGGGGCAGTATTAGTGCCCATGATGATGCAACTGGGAGTATCACCGGATTTAACACAGGCCGCATATAGGGTTGGGGATTCGTCCACTAATATCATTACACCGCTGATGCCTTATTTCCCGATGATTGTAGTGTTTTGCCAGAAGTATGTGAAATCCACCGGTATTGGTACTTTGGTTGCTTTGATGCTGCCGTACTCAATTGCTTTGCTGATCTGCTGGACCAGCTTTTTAATACTGTACTGGATGCTGGGTTTCCCTTTAGGCATTGACGCCAGTTACGTCTACCCTGCACCTTAA
- the rsmE gene encoding 16S rRNA (uracil(1498)-N(3))-methyltransferase yields the protein MRIPRIYQPGSIPLQQEFALAEDGANHIGRVLRMQQGDELCLFNGDGQNYQAVITAVEKKQLLVKAISAADNPVESPLKLHLGQGISRGDRMDFVIQKAVELGVTEITPLFTERCGVKLDAERLAKRTEQWQKIAIAACEQSGRSVVPLVHSALQLHKWLAQETKDLKLTLDPWTSDSIKTITGSQAIRLVIGPEGGFTDTEVAQTKDAGFMAVRLGPRVLRTETAALTAISALQLQFGDLA from the coding sequence ATGCGTATTCCCAGAATTTATCAGCCAGGTAGCATTCCACTGCAACAAGAATTTGCCTTAGCCGAAGACGGTGCCAATCATATAGGCCGTGTGCTGCGGATGCAGCAAGGTGACGAGCTTTGTTTATTTAATGGCGATGGCCAGAATTATCAGGCTGTGATCACTGCTGTTGAAAAAAAACAATTGTTGGTCAAAGCCATCAGCGCAGCTGATAATCCAGTGGAATCTCCCCTCAAACTGCATTTAGGACAGGGTATTTCCCGTGGTGACCGGATGGATTTTGTGATCCAGAAAGCGGTTGAACTGGGCGTCACTGAAATCACCCCGCTTTTTACTGAACGTTGTGGCGTAAAACTGGATGCAGAGCGTCTGGCTAAACGTACAGAACAATGGCAAAAAATTGCGATAGCGGCTTGTGAGCAGTCAGGCCGTAGTGTAGTGCCACTTGTACACTCAGCTTTGCAGCTACATAAATGGCTGGCACAAGAGACAAAAGATTTAAAGCTGACCTTGGATCCATGGACTTCAGACTCCATTAAGACCATAACAGGTAGTCAGGCTATTCGGTTAGTTATAGGTCCTGAAGGCGGTTTTACCGATACCGAAGTAGCCCAAACCAAAGATGCAGGATTTATGGCCGTTCGTTTAGGCCCTCGGGTATTACGTACAGAAACGGCGGCCTTAACCGCCATCAGCGCATTACAGTTACAATTTGGTGATCTGGCCTGA